In Maridesulfovibrio zosterae DSM 11974, a genomic segment contains:
- a CDS encoding efflux RND transporter permease subunit, producing the protein MDFVKFSIEKPVSILVGVILLVLFGGLALFGLPYQLSPSVTEPEITVETSWTGATPYEIERDIIEEQEKVLKGVTGLMEMESECFDSFGRISLRFKIGTDIDNALLRVSNKLNEVKKYPSDSDRPVISATGAATSPVIWMILRTLPENKHSIDEYATFFENDVRQYLERVDGVADLFVGGGTEKEMHVIIAPEKLAAYNLTIAKVAEVLKSENANVSAGNLGVGRRDYRIRTTSEYKTPEDIENVVITSSGQQRVTIADVGKVVSGFEKATVAMLHNGNPGIVVGVKPEPGANVLDVTSDVRKVVEELNSGILAKEGTHLDWVYDQAPYINGAIDLVKQNIIIGGVLAVIVLLIFLQSFSATVIVAIAIPISVIGSFIVFGGLGRSLNIVSMSGISFAVGMLVDNAIVVLENIDRHRAMGKGPYRAAYDGTSEVWGAVLASTLTTVAVFLPVVFIEEEAGQLFKDIAIAVTCAISLSMFVSVSVIPMLAKQFYSFSKGKKKAKLNVLNKMGSVASDWIMGLLELAIRNWATRLTTVFILVASSALLVFSFFPKMEYLPQGNRNLILSILIPPPGLSYEERDSIGEYISAQIEPHMKEEKDGFPKVDQLFYVSAPDINLFGAMSADEDRPAKLIPLFNRIMNSIPGMFGVSIQASIFEAGIGKGRMVAVDFSGSDLDKLMAAAGTMFGMARQAIPGGQVRPIPSLEMLYPEVRIVPDRDRLRAAGMSSQEIGEALDVLMDGRKIGDFKEDGKKKIDLKLMASEQRVSTPEDLYNSLVATPQGWAVPVSSLSNLERTYGITQIRHLERRRTVTLQITPPKSMPLEEAMDIVQTKLIPKVKEMGLMDGVTVRMSGAADKLTQTRHAMQWNFLLAVVITYLLMAALFGNFIYPIIILLTVPLAGAGGFLGLKLENLFIAPQPLDVLTMLGFVILIGVVVNNAILIVHQSLNNVREGGMDHKEAVLEATRSRLRPIYMSATTSVFGMLPLAIAPGPGSELYRGLGAVVLGGLALSTVFTVFMIPALLMFFIKMEKIGGKEAEA; encoded by the coding sequence ATGGATTTTGTAAAATTTTCAATCGAAAAGCCTGTATCAATTCTGGTAGGTGTCATTCTACTGGTTCTTTTTGGCGGGCTTGCGCTTTTCGGGCTGCCTTATCAGTTGTCACCTTCTGTAACCGAGCCTGAGATTACAGTTGAAACTTCGTGGACTGGTGCAACTCCATATGAAATCGAGCGTGATATCATTGAGGAACAAGAAAAGGTTCTCAAAGGTGTTACTGGATTGATGGAAATGGAATCTGAGTGTTTTGACAGTTTCGGACGTATTTCACTGCGTTTTAAAATCGGGACTGATATCGATAATGCTCTGCTCAGAGTCTCCAATAAATTAAACGAAGTTAAAAAATATCCGTCGGACTCTGATCGTCCTGTTATTTCAGCAACTGGAGCCGCGACTTCACCTGTCATCTGGATGATCTTGAGGACCCTGCCGGAGAACAAACATAGCATAGATGAATATGCGACTTTTTTTGAGAATGATGTACGCCAGTATCTTGAGCGTGTTGACGGTGTCGCAGATCTTTTTGTCGGCGGCGGTACTGAAAAAGAGATGCATGTCATAATTGCCCCTGAGAAACTGGCAGCTTACAATCTGACTATTGCTAAAGTTGCGGAGGTTTTGAAAAGTGAAAATGCCAACGTTTCCGCCGGAAATCTTGGTGTTGGAAGGCGCGATTATCGTATCCGTACCACTTCTGAGTATAAGACTCCTGAAGACATTGAAAATGTTGTAATTACGTCATCAGGTCAGCAGCGTGTGACTATTGCCGATGTCGGAAAAGTTGTTTCGGGTTTTGAGAAGGCTACTGTGGCTATGCTACATAATGGTAATCCCGGTATCGTTGTCGGGGTTAAGCCTGAACCAGGCGCTAACGTTCTGGACGTAACAAGTGATGTCCGCAAAGTTGTTGAGGAGCTGAATTCCGGAATTTTAGCTAAAGAAGGAACTCATCTTGACTGGGTGTACGATCAGGCTCCGTATATCAACGGCGCAATTGATCTTGTTAAGCAGAATATTATAATCGGTGGTGTTCTAGCTGTAATTGTATTGCTGATATTTCTGCAGTCTTTTTCCGCCACGGTTATTGTTGCTATTGCCATTCCTATTTCTGTAATCGGATCGTTTATTGTTTTCGGCGGACTGGGGAGAAGTCTGAATATTGTCAGTATGTCGGGTATTTCCTTTGCCGTGGGTATGCTGGTGGACAACGCTATTGTTGTACTGGAAAATATCGATCGTCACCGAGCGATGGGGAAAGGCCCGTATAGAGCCGCATATGACGGAACCAGTGAAGTTTGGGGAGCTGTTCTTGCTTCGACTTTGACAACAGTAGCAGTATTTTTACCTGTTGTTTTTATCGAGGAGGAAGCAGGGCAGTTATTCAAAGATATCGCTATTGCGGTTACGTGTGCAATCTCCCTGTCCATGTTTGTTTCTGTCTCGGTTATTCCTATGCTGGCTAAGCAGTTTTATTCTTTCTCCAAAGGTAAGAAGAAAGCTAAGCTTAATGTGCTAAATAAAATGGGAAGCGTTGCGTCTGACTGGATTATGGGATTACTCGAACTTGCCATTCGCAACTGGGCAACTCGTCTTACAACGGTATTTATTCTGGTTGCATCTTCTGCTTTGCTTGTATTTTCTTTTTTCCCGAAAATGGAATATCTGCCACAGGGGAACCGGAACCTGATTCTGTCTATTCTTATTCCGCCGCCGGGCCTGTCGTATGAAGAACGTGATTCTATCGGAGAATATATCTCCGCACAGATAGAACCCCATATGAAAGAAGAAAAAGACGGCTTTCCGAAAGTGGATCAGCTTTTCTATGTATCGGCTCCAGATATCAACTTGTTTGGTGCAATGTCCGCGGATGAAGATCGTCCGGCTAAGCTTATTCCTTTATTTAACCGTATAATGAATTCTATCCCCGGTATGTTCGGAGTAAGTATTCAGGCTTCAATTTTTGAAGCAGGTATAGGTAAGGGGCGTATGGTTGCGGTTGATTTCAGTGGATCTGATCTTGATAAATTAATGGCCGCTGCCGGAACAATGTTCGGCATGGCGCGGCAGGCTATACCGGGTGGGCAGGTTCGTCCTATCCCTTCACTGGAAATGCTGTATCCTGAAGTACGTATTGTGCCTGACCGTGATAGATTGCGGGCAGCAGGCATGTCCAGTCAGGAAATAGGTGAAGCTCTTGATGTTCTTATGGACGGGCGTAAAATCGGTGATTTTAAAGAAGATGGTAAGAAGAAAATTGATCTGAAGCTAATGGCATCTGAGCAAAGAGTGAGTACTCCTGAAGATTTGTACAATTCACTCGTTGCCACTCCGCAAGGATGGGCTGTTCCTGTTTCATCTCTTTCAAATCTTGAAAGGACCTACGGTATTACCCAGATCCGTCATCTTGAGCGACGGAGAACTGTTACGCTGCAGATTACACCTCCTAAATCCATGCCCCTTGAAGAGGCAATGGATATCGTACAGACTAAGCTGATTCCAAAAGTTAAAGAAATGGGACTGATGGATGGTGTTACTGTGCGTATGTCTGGAGCAGCTGATAAGCTTACTCAAACCCGTCACGCCATGCAGTGGAACTTTCTGCTGGCTGTTGTAATTACTTATCTACTCATGGCTGCTTTATTTGGAAACTTCATTTATCCGATAATTATTCTGCTGACCGTTCCGCTTGCAGGGGCTGGAGGTTTTCTTGGCCTGAAACTGGAAAACCTATTCATTGCTCCGCAACCGCTGGATGTTTTGACTATGCTTGGTTTCGTTATTCTAATCGGTGTTGTTGTTAACAATGCGATCCTTATCGTTCACCAATCTCTTAACAATGTGAGAGAGGGGGGGATGGATCACAAAGAGGCCGTGCTTGAAGCGACCCGTTCAAGGCTCCGCCCGATCTATATGTCTGCAACAACATCTGTTTTCGGGATGTTACCTTTGGCAATTGCTCCCGGTCCGGGGTCAGAGCTTTATCGCGGTCTTGGAGCTGTTGTGCTTGGTGGTCTGGCTTTGTCCACAGTCTTTACTGTGTTCATGATTCCTGCTTTGTTGATGTTCTTCATTAAGATGGAGAAAATAGGTGGTAAAGAAGCTGAGGCTTAA
- a CDS encoding efflux RND transporter periplasmic adaptor subunit has translation MRNLIFFIVFLLSAIPAIASDKKQAPQMPPAHVVAAKSFSGQVAPESAYIGSVYFSEVSDVASEVSGKIVKVNVEEGDIVKKGDVLITLGSDLLNTEIIAAKAAYAEVKANYDLAKRDSSRITKLFQSGSVHEGEYDNKRFKALAMESELASSMAKLHRLQIQHSKKTIRAPFDGVVINRSVYLGEWLSTGSEIVKLGMNTQYDVVVNVPQDVAQVVKPGLEVGINIGGKDYKGEVFAVIPRGDVASRTFPIKIRIEGKKGFAQGMEARVSLPSGIASNTVVVPRDAVITLRGTTMVIAVVDGKASPIPVQVVGYKGMNAGVRGKGLKADMDIVVKGNERLRPGQSVVIDNK, from the coding sequence ATGCGTAACTTAATATTTTTTATTGTTTTTTTACTTTCAGCAATTCCTGCAATTGCTTCTGATAAAAAGCAAGCGCCTCAAATGCCACCAGCTCATGTTGTTGCGGCTAAATCCTTTTCAGGGCAGGTAGCTCCTGAGTCTGCTTACATCGGCTCTGTTTACTTTTCCGAAGTTTCAGACGTTGCCTCTGAAGTCAGCGGAAAGATAGTGAAAGTGAATGTTGAGGAAGGAGATATTGTTAAGAAAGGAGATGTGCTGATTACCCTCGGTTCTGACCTGCTTAATACTGAGATCATCGCTGCAAAGGCCGCATACGCAGAAGTTAAGGCTAATTACGATCTTGCTAAGCGTGACAGCAGCAGGATTACAAAATTATTTCAAAGCGGCTCGGTTCATGAAGGTGAATACGATAATAAACGCTTTAAAGCTCTTGCTATGGAAAGTGAGCTTGCCTCATCCATGGCAAAGTTGCATCGCCTGCAGATTCAGCATTCAAAAAAGACAATCCGTGCTCCTTTTGACGGTGTGGTCATCAATCGTTCGGTGTATCTTGGTGAATGGTTATCCACAGGCTCAGAAATTGTCAAACTCGGTATGAACACCCAATATGATGTTGTGGTTAACGTTCCACAGGATGTTGCACAGGTGGTTAAGCCTGGACTTGAAGTCGGGATTAATATCGGTGGTAAAGATTACAAGGGTGAAGTCTTTGCAGTGATTCCTCGTGGTGATGTAGCCAGTCGTACCTTCCCTATTAAAATAAGAATTGAGGGTAAGAAGGGATTTGCTCAAGGAATGGAAGCCAGAGTTTCTCTGCCATCCGGCATTGCAAGCAATACCGTTGTTGTGCCACGTGACGCTGTAATTACTCTCCGCGGAACAACAATGGTTATTGCTGTTGTAGATGGTAAAGCAAGCCCTATTCCGGTACAGGTTGTCGGTTATAAAGGGATGAATGCCGGAGTTCGTGGAAAAGGTCTTAAAGCTGATATGGACATTGTGGTTAAAGGAAACGAAAGACTTCGCCCCGGACAGTCCGTGGTCATTGATAACAAATAA
- the icd gene encoding NADP-dependent isocitrate dehydrogenase, protein MSAKTVYFIEGDGIGPEVWGAARPVLDAAIEKAYGEKKIEWKELLAGEKAFKETGSYLPQETLDALAAAELAIKGPLQTPVGKGFRSLNVTLRQTFDLYACIRPIRYFEGIESPVKRPDLVDVVVFRENTEDVYAGIEWSSESAESKRVIDFLVGEMGAKIDPTAGIGIKPITPAGSKRLVRRALDYALDQNRESVTLVHKGNIMKYTEGGFRQWGYDVAEEEYAGKVVKEGEEADGKVIINDRIADAMFQELLMRPEKYSVVATTNLNGDYISDALAAQVGGLGLAPGVNMGDKLAIYEATHGTAPTIAGKDMANPGSVILSGAMMLENNGWGDAAALIKKSVEKALAAKKVTVDLASQIAGAETVGCKEFGEIILTNL, encoded by the coding sequence TTGTCTGCAAAAACTGTATATTTCATTGAAGGTGACGGTATTGGTCCTGAAGTTTGGGGCGCAGCACGTCCTGTGCTTGATGCTGCTATAGAAAAAGCTTACGGCGAAAAGAAAATTGAATGGAAAGAACTGCTGGCAGGTGAGAAAGCATTTAAGGAAACCGGAAGCTATCTTCCTCAGGAAACTCTGGATGCTCTTGCTGCAGCTGAGCTTGCAATCAAAGGTCCTCTCCAGACTCCAGTAGGAAAAGGTTTCCGCTCTCTTAATGTTACACTTCGTCAGACTTTTGACCTTTATGCCTGTATCCGTCCTATCCGCTATTTTGAAGGTATTGAATCTCCTGTGAAACGCCCTGATCTTGTAGATGTAGTCGTTTTTCGCGAAAATACTGAGGACGTTTACGCCGGAATCGAGTGGAGTTCTGAATCTGCAGAATCCAAACGTGTGATTGATTTTCTCGTTGGCGAGATGGGAGCTAAAATTGATCCTACCGCCGGTATCGGAATTAAACCGATTACCCCTGCAGGGTCCAAGCGTCTTGTTCGTCGTGCTCTTGATTATGCTCTTGATCAGAACCGTGAATCCGTAACTCTGGTTCATAAAGGTAATATCATGAAATATACTGAAGGCGGTTTTCGCCAGTGGGGATATGATGTTGCTGAAGAAGAATATGCTGGAAAAGTTGTAAAAGAAGGTGAAGAAGCTGATGGCAAGGTTATAATTAATGACCGCATTGCCGATGCTATGTTTCAGGAACTTCTTATGCGTCCAGAAAAGTATAGCGTTGTAGCTACTACTAACCTTAATGGTGATTACATTTCTGATGCTCTGGCTGCGCAAGTCGGCGGTTTAGGACTTGCTCCCGGTGTTAATATGGGTGATAAGCTTGCTATTTATGAAGCAACTCACGGAACAGCTCCTACCATTGCAGGTAAAGATATGGCCAACCCCGGAAGTGTAATTCTTTCAGGAGCCATGATGCTTGAAAATAATGGTTGGGGTGATGCCGCTGCTCTTATTAAAAAATCTGTTGAAAAAGCTCTTGCAGCTAAAAAAGTTACCGTTGATCTGGCAAGTCAGATTGCCGGTGCCGAGACTGTTGGCTGTAAAGAGTTCGGCGAAATAATTCTCACTAATTTGTAA
- a CDS encoding flagellin yields the protein MSLVINHNMMAANASRNLQESYGNLGVSTRRLSSGLRVGTAADDAAGLAIRELMRADVKSLNQGIRNANDAISMIQTADGALGVIDEKLIRMKELATQASTGTYNSSQRLIIDSEYQAMASEITRIANATDFNGIHLLNGNMSGSVSSHDGGGLTSTGPVKIHFGTGNDSAEDYYYIAINTSTASALGVGLAAGNSISTQQMAQESLDKLTNAITSKDKIRANLGALQNRLENTITNLSIQAENVQASESRISDVDVATEMTEFTRNQILTQSAVAMLSQANGMPRMAMQLIGG from the coding sequence ATGTCGCTCGTAATTAATCACAACATGATGGCAGCTAACGCGTCTCGTAACCTGCAGGAATCATACGGTAACCTTGGTGTGTCGACCCGTCGTCTCTCCTCAGGTCTTCGTGTAGGAACTGCAGCAGATGATGCCGCAGGGCTAGCAATTCGCGAACTTATGCGTGCGGATGTCAAATCCCTTAATCAGGGTATTCGTAACGCTAATGACGCCATCTCAATGATCCAGACTGCTGATGGAGCACTTGGAGTTATTGATGAAAAGTTAATCCGTATGAAAGAGCTTGCAACTCAGGCTTCAACTGGTACCTACAACTCAAGTCAGCGCCTTATTATCGACTCTGAATATCAGGCAATGGCTTCAGAAATTACCCGTATCGCCAATGCAACAGACTTTAACGGTATTCATCTGCTTAACGGTAATATGTCAGGTTCTGTATCTTCTCACGATGGTGGAGGACTGACTTCAACTGGTCCGGTAAAGATTCACTTCGGTACCGGTAACGATTCGGCAGAAGACTATTATTATATCGCAATTAATACATCGACAGCTTCTGCTCTTGGTGTAGGTCTTGCCGCCGGTAACTCCATTTCTACTCAGCAAATGGCACAGGAATCTCTGGACAAGCTGACCAACGCGATCACTTCCAAGGATAAGATCCGTGCTAATCTTGGTGCACTTCAGAACAGATTGGAGAATACTATTACCAACCTCTCAATTCAGGCTGAAAACGTTCAGGCTTCGGAATCACGCATTTCCGACGTAGACGTTGCGACTGAGATGACTGAGTTCACAAGAAATCAGATCCTCACACAGTCCGCAGTCGCTATGCTATCTCAGGCAAACGGAATGCCCAGGATGGCAATGCAGCTCATCGGTGGCTAG